A section of the Meles meles chromosome 8, mMelMel3.1 paternal haplotype, whole genome shotgun sequence genome encodes:
- the C8H11orf68 gene encoding UPF0696 protein C11orf68 homolog isoform X1, producing MAAAAAVAGAGRGGGGGSGGGSGGGSGGGAEPRQERNRARGWAGAERGEGRSRMEPGEEMEEEDSPGGREDGFTAEHLAAEAMAADMDPWLVFDARTTPAAELDAWLAKYPPSQVTRYGDPGSPNSEPVGWIAAYGQGYVPNSGDVQGLQAAWEALQTSGRPITPSTLRQLAITHHVLSGKWLIHLAPGFKLDHAWAGIARAVVEGRLPVAKVSPRAREGGRQVICVYTDDFTDRLGVLEADAAIRAAGIKCLLTYKPDVYTYLGIYRANRWHLCPTLYESRFQLGGSTRGSRVLDRANNVELT from the exons ATGGCGGCGGCGGCAGccgtggcgggggcggggcgcggcggcggcggcggtagCGGCGGCGgtagcggcggcggcagcggcggcggcgcagAGCCCCGGCAGGAGCGGAACCGGGCGCGGGGCTGGGCCGGCGCCGAGCGCGGCGAAGGCCGGAG CAGGATGGAGCCCGGCgaagagatggaggaggaggactCTCCAGGCGGCCGTGAGGATGGCTTCACGGCTGAGCACCTGGCCGCGGAGGCCATGGCAGCGGACATGGACCCCTGGCTGGTGTTTGATGCCCGCACCACACCTGCCGCCGAGCTGGATGCCTGGTTGGCCAAGTACCCACCTTCCCAAGTTACTCGCTATGGGGACCCTGGCTCGCCCAACTCTGAGCCTGTGGGCTGGATTGCGGCATATGGGCAGGGCTACGTCCCCAACTCGGGTGATGTGCAGGGCCTGCAGGCAGCCTGGGAAGCTCTGCAGACCAGTGGGCGGCCCATCACACCGAGTACCCTGCGCCAGCTGGCCATCACCCATCACGTGCTCTCTGGCAAGTGGCTGATACACCTGGCACCTGGCTTCAAGCTGGACCACGCCTGGGCCGGCATTGCTCGGGCTGTGGTCGAGGGCCGGCTTCCGGTGGCCAAGGTGAGCCCACGGGCCAGAGAGGGGGGGCGCCAAGTCATCTGTGTTTACACGGATGACTTCACGGACCGCTTGGGTGTGCTCGAGGCGGATGCGGCCATCCGTGCGGCAGGCATCAAGTGTCTGCTCACCTACAAGCCTGACGTCTACACCTACCTGGGCATCTACCGGGCCAACCGCTGGCACCTCTGCCCCACTCTCTACGAGAGTCGTTTCCAGCTGGGGGGTAGTACCCGTGGCTCCCGTGTGCTGGACCGCGCCAACAATGTGGAACTGACCTAA
- the C8H11orf68 gene encoding UPF0696 protein C11orf68 homolog isoform X2 yields MAAAAAVAGAGRGGGGGSGGGSGGGSGGGAEPRQERNRARGWAGAERGEGRRMEPGEEMEEEDSPGGREDGFTAEHLAAEAMAADMDPWLVFDARTTPAAELDAWLAKYPPSQVTRYGDPGSPNSEPVGWIAAYGQGYVPNSGDVQGLQAAWEALQTSGRPITPSTLRQLAITHHVLSGKWLIHLAPGFKLDHAWAGIARAVVEGRLPVAKVSPRAREGGRQVICVYTDDFTDRLGVLEADAAIRAAGIKCLLTYKPDVYTYLGIYRANRWHLCPTLYESRFQLGGSTRGSRVLDRANNVELT; encoded by the exons ATGGCGGCGGCGGCAGccgtggcgggggcggggcgcggcggcggcggcggtagCGGCGGCGgtagcggcggcggcagcggcggcggcgcagAGCCCCGGCAGGAGCGGAACCGGGCGCGGGGCTGGGCCGGCGCCGAGCGCGGCGAAGGCCGGAG GATGGAGCCCGGCgaagagatggaggaggaggactCTCCAGGCGGCCGTGAGGATGGCTTCACGGCTGAGCACCTGGCCGCGGAGGCCATGGCAGCGGACATGGACCCCTGGCTGGTGTTTGATGCCCGCACCACACCTGCCGCCGAGCTGGATGCCTGGTTGGCCAAGTACCCACCTTCCCAAGTTACTCGCTATGGGGACCCTGGCTCGCCCAACTCTGAGCCTGTGGGCTGGATTGCGGCATATGGGCAGGGCTACGTCCCCAACTCGGGTGATGTGCAGGGCCTGCAGGCAGCCTGGGAAGCTCTGCAGACCAGTGGGCGGCCCATCACACCGAGTACCCTGCGCCAGCTGGCCATCACCCATCACGTGCTCTCTGGCAAGTGGCTGATACACCTGGCACCTGGCTTCAAGCTGGACCACGCCTGGGCCGGCATTGCTCGGGCTGTGGTCGAGGGCCGGCTTCCGGTGGCCAAGGTGAGCCCACGGGCCAGAGAGGGGGGGCGCCAAGTCATCTGTGTTTACACGGATGACTTCACGGACCGCTTGGGTGTGCTCGAGGCGGATGCGGCCATCCGTGCGGCAGGCATCAAGTGTCTGCTCACCTACAAGCCTGACGTCTACACCTACCTGGGCATCTACCGGGCCAACCGCTGGCACCTCTGCCCCACTCTCTACGAGAGTCGTTTCCAGCTGGGGGGTAGTACCCGTGGCTCCCGTGTGCTGGACCGCGCCAACAATGTGGAACTGACCTAA